A genomic window from Tolypothrix sp. PCC 7910 includes:
- a CDS encoding serine/threonine-protein kinase: MSYCLNPTCPHPENLAYSQRCQSCGSKLLLCDRYRVLKPLGQGGFGATFLAYDEGLPGEPSCVIKQLRPTVTAPHVLQMARELFEREAKTLGKIGNHPQLPRLLDYFEDHQQFYLVQEYISGATLQQEVQRNGNFSEAGVKQFLSEILPLLQYIHEQKVIHRDIKPANLIRRTEDARMVLIDFGAVKNQVTQGVTGQSEQTALTAYAIGTPGFAPPEQMAMRPVYASDIYALGVTCIYLLSGKTPKDLEYNPTTGEMIWEPLVQVSDHLTNVLRKMLEVSVRNRYKTAQEVLRGLQMEPYIESLAKGMLAKSDVGARDHVHNQIANSAILCSSPPGSASSAGVAQVAAAIRARRAKTADNGANAGGMRPKAMMAKPTSFDSSNSHGSQNHNSHVLRKLNTQNLLTAYLKGRRDFALHNLSMLNLQGADLSGTNFHSAQLHKTNLQGANLNNSDFGRASLTDANLRDANLTKAYFSNADLEGADLRGADLSHAYLSNANLRGANLCGAILTGAKITDEQLVLAKTNWMTVRPNGKRGLL; the protein is encoded by the coding sequence ATGAGCTACTGCTTAAATCCAACCTGTCCCCATCCAGAAAATCTGGCCTATAGCCAAAGGTGTCAGTCTTGTGGCTCAAAGTTACTTTTATGCGATCGCTATCGAGTACTTAAACCATTAGGACAAGGTGGCTTTGGTGCAACCTTCTTAGCCTACGATGAAGGCTTACCAGGTGAACCAAGTTGTGTTATCAAACAGCTGCGTCCCACCGTCACTGCACCACATGTGTTGCAGATGGCGCGAGAACTGTTTGAGCGAGAAGCTAAAACTTTAGGTAAAATTGGCAATCATCCTCAGTTGCCAAGGCTACTGGACTATTTTGAAGATCATCAGCAGTTTTACTTAGTTCAGGAGTACATTAGCGGCGCTACCCTACAACAAGAAGTTCAGCGTAACGGCAATTTTAGCGAAGCTGGAGTCAAGCAGTTCTTAAGTGAAATATTGCCATTGCTGCAATATATCCACGAGCAAAAGGTAATTCACCGTGATATTAAACCAGCAAATTTGATTCGCCGCACTGAAGATGCTCGAATGGTACTAATCGACTTTGGTGCAGTTAAAAACCAAGTCACCCAAGGCGTAACTGGTCAATCAGAACAAACAGCGTTAACTGCTTACGCAATTGGTACCCCTGGTTTTGCGCCACCAGAGCAAATGGCAATGCGTCCCGTCTACGCCAGTGATATCTATGCTTTAGGAGTAACTTGTATTTATCTACTGAGTGGTAAGACTCCTAAAGATTTAGAATACAATCCCACGACTGGAGAAATGATATGGGAGCCGCTTGTACAAGTAAGCGACCATTTAACAAATGTTTTGCGGAAAATGCTAGAGGTATCAGTACGCAACCGCTACAAAACAGCGCAAGAAGTCCTCAGAGGGTTGCAAATGGAACCCTACATTGAAAGTTTAGCAAAAGGAATGCTCGCTAAATCTGATGTAGGTGCAAGAGATCATGTACACAACCAAATAGCAAATTCTGCTATTTTATGTAGTAGCCCACCTGGTAGTGCTAGTAGTGCAGGAGTAGCACAGGTAGCCGCAGCAATCCGAGCTAGACGAGCTAAAACAGCCGACAACGGAGCCAATGCTGGGGGAATGCGTCCAAAGGCGATGATGGCAAAGCCCACAAGCTTTGATAGCAGCAACAGTCATGGTTCGCAAAATCATAATTCTCATGTTCTACGTAAGTTAAATACCCAAAATTTACTCACCGCTTATCTTAAGGGAAGGCGGGATTTTGCTCTCCATAATTTGAGTATGCTCAATTTGCAAGGTGCTGACTTATCGGGGACAAATTTCCATTCGGCTCAATTACATAAAACTAACCTTCAAGGCGCTAACCTCAACAACAGTGATTTTGGTAGAGCTAGCCTTACTGATGCCAATCTTAGGGATGCTAACCTCACTAAAGCTTACTTTAGTAATGCTGATTTAGAAGGAGCAGATCTGCGAGGTGCCGATCTCAGCCATGCTTATCTCAGTAATGCTAATCTTAGAGGCGCTAATCTTTGTGGAGCTATTCTCACTGGTGCCAAAATTACTGATGAGCAGTTGGTACTAGCCAAGACGAACTGGATGACGGTACGTCCCAATGGTAAAAGAGGTCTGCTGTAA
- a CDS encoding CHAT domain-containing protein, whose translation MRFHLHRSLSYRLQSLTLASLVFYLTLPLGGLLVKPLGTSQVLAQGSDARKTEADRLLQRGEELLDKYQSQAALKTFQQALKIYRQIKYRPGEGRTLKGIGNVYYDLHDFNQAISYQQQALEIAQATKDRDLAARALNNIGNNYRALGNLPQAIAYYEKALAIAREIKNLDREASTLENLGYTHVSVNLPKAIDYLEQAVVVLRKQSGGSPDTQLRLRKQETDILMALARNYYLTGVYKGVVESQLPGGSFDRAIATYQQAITIAKQTGDRRQLAEGLLGLGNMYNAKSKYTEAVEPLQQALKIFQTEQKSPSKLRDTLSKLGEVYKSLRQPESALKYYQQSLAIAKTIPASSPLERVEKNKEQGLLIANIGNIYSDTSKYDQAIQSYQEALGILQSSLKQVEQITDTSQKFAVDLAKQQLNQGIKFSYAQMCLAYKSLGQFEESQQVCAEISPNIKSLNTKNKSNRLSKTSPELEEALQKLNEAQALGKPEMVAFTLAQIGDAYAKLQESDRAWEFYQKAIELSQEYPQFQQYIFFKVGEFYENQQKYDLAINFYRQAALSARKAQKKFDEALMFNQVGITSYAAGNLPEATVALYEAIKVYESIRIDLTDKSQISIFETQAQTYSLLQRVLIAQNKIDEALEVAERSRARAFVNLLTSRLSTQQSSQIKAEIPTIAKIKQIAKAQNATIVEYSLSNYPQKGNKKAWDNSEIYIWVVKPNGEIAFKSVNFKSLNQSLADIVNQSRRSIGAGGRGIKVEPIGEPLQQQNLQELYQILIAPIADHLPTNPNERVIFIPHQSLFLVPFVALQDKNNQYLIEKHTILTAPAIQMLELTRKQRQKLTAKDVLVMGNPTMPKVGIPPVQLEPLLGAEQEAKTIASLLNSKAIIGDDATKAAFKQKLSSARVIHLATHGLLDDTTKGIETAIAFAPAANDDGLLTPAEIVNLPINAELVVLSACDTGRGTITGDGVIGLSRSLITAGASSVIVSLWSVPDSTTSELMTEFYQQWQQNPDKAVALRTAMLNAMKKHPHPINWAAFTLIGEPR comes from the coding sequence ATGCGTTTTCATCTTCATCGCTCCTTGAGCTACCGTCTGCAAAGCCTGACGCTGGCTTCTTTGGTATTTTACCTGACGTTGCCCTTGGGAGGATTGTTAGTTAAGCCATTGGGAACTTCACAAGTATTAGCGCAAGGTTCAGATGCACGTAAAACTGAGGCTGATAGACTACTTCAACGAGGTGAAGAACTGCTGGATAAATATCAATCTCAAGCGGCGTTAAAAACTTTCCAGCAAGCTTTGAAAATTTATCGTCAAATTAAGTATCGTCCAGGTGAAGGTAGAACGCTGAAAGGAATTGGTAATGTTTACTATGATTTGCATGATTTCAATCAAGCAATTAGCTATCAACAACAAGCTTTAGAAATTGCTCAAGCTACCAAAGATAGGGATTTAGCAGCTAGAGCGCTGAATAATATAGGAAATAATTATCGTGCTTTAGGGAATTTGCCTCAAGCGATCGCATACTATGAAAAAGCATTGGCGATCGCCCGTGAAATTAAGAATCTTGATAGAGAAGCTAGCACGTTAGAAAATCTCGGTTATACCCACGTTAGTGTTAATCTTCCCAAGGCAATAGATTATTTAGAACAAGCTGTAGTAGTGCTACGCAAACAGTCTGGTGGTTCTCCAGATACTCAGCTACGTCTACGCAAACAGGAAACAGATATTTTGATGGCGCTAGCGAGGAATTATTATCTCACTGGTGTTTACAAGGGTGTGGTTGAGAGTCAACTACCAGGCGGATCTTTTGATCGAGCGATCGCAACTTATCAACAAGCTATCACAATTGCGAAACAAACAGGCGATCGCCGTCAACTTGCAGAAGGACTTTTGGGGTTGGGTAATATGTACAATGCCAAAAGTAAGTATACAGAAGCTGTAGAACCTCTCCAGCAAGCGCTAAAAATTTTCCAAACTGAGCAAAAATCGCCAAGTAAACTACGCGATACCTTATCTAAGTTGGGTGAAGTTTATAAAAGTTTGCGTCAACCAGAATCAGCATTGAAATATTATCAACAATCTCTTGCTATTGCTAAAACAATCCCAGCTAGTTCTCCTTTAGAAAGGGTAGAAAAAAATAAGGAGCAAGGATTACTGATCGCAAATATTGGCAATATTTACTCTGATACTAGTAAATACGACCAAGCCATTCAATCTTATCAAGAGGCTTTAGGAATTTTACAATCATCTCTTAAACAAGTTGAACAAATTACTGATACTTCTCAAAAGTTTGCGGTTGATTTAGCCAAGCAACAACTCAACCAAGGAATTAAGTTTAGTTATGCACAGATGTGTTTGGCTTATAAATCTTTGGGACAATTTGAGGAATCTCAGCAAGTTTGTGCGGAAATTTCTCCTAATATCAAAAGTTTAAATACTAAAAACAAATCAAATCGTCTTAGCAAAACTTCGCCAGAATTAGAAGAGGCGCTGCAAAAATTAAATGAAGCTCAAGCATTGGGTAAACCAGAAATGGTAGCCTTTACTTTGGCACAGATTGGTGATGCTTATGCCAAATTGCAAGAGAGCGATCGCGCTTGGGAATTCTATCAAAAAGCAATAGAATTATCTCAAGAATATCCCCAATTTCAACAATATATCTTCTTTAAGGTAGGAGAATTTTACGAAAATCAGCAAAAATACGATTTAGCTATTAATTTTTATAGACAAGCTGCTTTATCTGCTAGGAAGGCTCAAAAAAAGTTTGATGAAGCTCTAATGTTTAATCAGGTTGGCATCACTAGTTATGCTGCTGGGAATCTACCGGAAGCGACTGTGGCTTTATATGAAGCTATTAAAGTCTATGAATCTATTCGCATTGACTTGACAGATAAAAGTCAAATTTCTATTTTTGAAACCCAAGCACAAACCTATAGCCTCTTACAAAGAGTTTTAATTGCTCAAAACAAAATTGATGAAGCTTTAGAGGTTGCTGAACGCAGCCGAGCTAGAGCATTTGTGAATTTATTAACTTCGCGTTTATCAACACAACAAAGTTCTCAAATAAAGGCTGAAATTCCCACAATTGCTAAAATTAAGCAAATTGCTAAAGCACAAAATGCCACAATTGTAGAATATTCACTGTCGAATTATCCTCAAAAAGGTAATAAAAAAGCATGGGATAATTCAGAAATATACATTTGGGTAGTTAAACCTAATGGTGAAATTGCTTTTAAATCAGTCAATTTTAAATCTCTCAATCAATCTTTGGCTGATATTGTCAACCAAAGTCGCAGATCCATAGGTGCAGGTGGACGGGGAATTAAAGTAGAACCTATTGGTGAACCTCTACAACAACAAAACTTACAAGAACTCTATCAAATTTTAATCGCACCGATTGCAGATCATCTACCCACTAATCCCAACGAACGGGTAATTTTTATTCCCCATCAATCGCTTTTTTTAGTCCCGTTTGTAGCGCTACAAGACAAAAACAATCAATATTTAATTGAAAAACATACTATCCTGACTGCACCAGCAATTCAGATGTTGGAACTAACACGTAAACAAAGACAAAAGCTGACAGCTAAGGATGTATTAGTCATGGGTAATCCCACAATGCCCAAAGTGGGTATTCCACCTGTGCAACTTGAACCATTATTAGGTGCTGAACAGGAAGCAAAAACAATTGCTAGCCTTCTTAATAGCAAAGCGATTATCGGCGATGATGCGACTAAAGCTGCTTTTAAACAAAAGCTATCCTCCGCTAGGGTGATTCACCTAGCAACACATGGGTTGTTGGATGATACCACCAAAGGCATAGAAACTGCGATCGCCTTTGCACCTGCTGCTAATGATGACGGTTTACTCACCCCAGCAGAAATTGTCAATTTACCTATCAACGCTGAATTGGTAGTTTTGAGTGCTTGTGACACTGGTAGAGGTACAATTACTGGTGATGGCGTAATTGGCTTATCTCGTTCGTTAATTACTGCCGGTGCGTCGAGTGTGATTGTCTCATTATGGTCAGTACCTGATTCAACAACATCAGAATTAATGACCGAATTTTATCAACAATGGCAGCAAAATCCTGATAAAGCCGTTGCATTGCGAACAGCTATGTTGAACGCAATGAAAAAACATCCTCACCCTATAAATTGGGCAGCATTCACTTTAATTGGTGAACCGCGATAA
- a CDS encoding DHH family phosphoesterase gives MLDIARSETSKPRRRLPNQRWQIYPQKAEFAQKLAISNHISPIVSQLLINRGIETLEAAQAFLEPESLILPAPLEEFPDLALSVELLQNAIASEEKIAICGDYDADGMTSTALLLRSLRALGAKVDYAIPSRMHDGYGINKRIVEEFHSEGVGIILTVDNGISAVEPIARARELGLKVIVTDHHDIPQQLPPANAILNPKLIAESSPYHGVAGVGVAYILAVSLAQQLGETRGLIQPMLALFTLGTIADLAPLTGVNRRWVKRGLQLLPKSHLPGIQALIQMAGVQAREQGDKGTRGQGEGGAEEQGSNPKSKIQNLKSLKPEDIGFKLGPRINAIGRIGDPQIVIDLLTTDDMGIALERAMQCESVNQQRQEMCEQIEQEAIAYVETEFITSLPQDRVLVVVQPNWHHGVIGIVASRLVERYGVPVFIGTYEDDTHIRGSARGIPEFNVFEALQACHDLLGKYGGHKAAGGFSLPAPNLAKMRSRLIEFANQCLEPQHLKPLLKIDTEVNFSEINHQLYQQLNTLHPCGIDNPDPVFWTPNVQVVEQQIVGKGHIKLTLAQTIEQQQYKIKAIAWRWRDYYPLPSRVDVAYKLRENHFNGNTTIEMELIGVRLPTQSHLFLSSSTRPLTTKFEYKQRHYTCGIFQQNSFPELRIKNSEGKVLVMQPGHTIGLLGNSREDAKEVDVCEPQYDSIIQAALQALSVLSSKS, from the coding sequence GTGCTAGACATTGCTCGCTCGGAAACATCAAAACCTCGCAGGCGCTTACCGAATCAGCGTTGGCAAATTTACCCACAAAAGGCTGAATTTGCTCAAAAGTTAGCTATATCCAACCATATTTCACCAATTGTTAGCCAGCTTTTGATTAACCGGGGTATTGAAACCCTAGAAGCAGCACAAGCCTTTTTAGAGCCAGAATCGTTAATTTTACCTGCACCACTAGAAGAATTTCCCGATTTAGCGCTGAGTGTCGAGTTACTGCAAAATGCGATCGCTTCTGAAGAAAAAATTGCGATTTGCGGTGACTACGATGCGGATGGAATGACTAGCACGGCTTTACTATTACGGAGTCTCCGCGCTTTGGGTGCGAAAGTTGATTACGCTATCCCCAGCCGGATGCACGATGGTTATGGTATCAATAAACGAATTGTCGAAGAATTCCACAGTGAAGGCGTAGGGATAATTCTCACTGTTGATAATGGGATCTCCGCAGTTGAACCCATCGCCAGAGCCAGAGAACTAGGATTAAAGGTAATTGTCACCGATCATCACGACATTCCGCAACAATTACCACCAGCTAACGCCATTCTCAACCCGAAATTAATCGCCGAATCTTCACCCTATCACGGTGTTGCGGGTGTAGGTGTCGCCTATATCTTGGCGGTATCTCTCGCACAACAGCTAGGCGAGACTAGAGGCTTAATTCAGCCGATGCTAGCACTGTTTACCTTGGGAACGATCGCAGATTTAGCACCCTTAACAGGCGTAAACCGTCGCTGGGTAAAACGCGGTTTACAACTTTTACCCAAATCCCATTTACCAGGAATACAAGCCTTAATTCAAATGGCTGGAGTTCAAGCGAGGGAACAAGGGGACAAGGGGACAAGGGGACAAGGGGAAGGGGGAGCCGAGGAGCAGGGGAGCAATCCAAAATCCAAAATCCAAAATCTAAAATCCTTAAAGCCTGAAGATATTGGCTTTAAACTGGGGCCGAGAATTAATGCTATCGGTAGAATTGGCGATCCGCAGATTGTGATTGATTTGCTGACTACAGATGATATGGGGATAGCGCTGGAAAGAGCAATGCAGTGCGAATCTGTGAACCAACAGCGCCAGGAAATGTGCGAACAAATTGAACAAGAAGCGATCGCTTATGTAGAAACTGAATTTATCACATCACTCCCCCAAGACAGAGTATTAGTTGTTGTCCAACCAAACTGGCATCATGGTGTCATTGGGATTGTCGCTTCTCGTTTGGTGGAACGTTACGGTGTGCCAGTATTTATTGGTACTTATGAAGATGACACCCATATTCGCGGTTCCGCCAGAGGAATTCCCGAATTTAATGTATTTGAAGCCTTACAAGCTTGTCACGACTTACTAGGTAAATATGGTGGACACAAAGCTGCCGGGGGTTTTTCTTTACCAGCACCGAATTTAGCAAAAATGCGATCGCGTTTAATTGAGTTTGCAAATCAATGTCTGGAACCCCAGCACCTCAAGCCGCTATTAAAAATTGATACCGAAGTCAATTTTAGTGAAATCAATCACCAGCTTTATCAACAGCTTAATACTTTGCATCCCTGCGGTATCGATAACCCCGATCCCGTCTTCTGGACTCCTAATGTGCAAGTAGTTGAGCAACAAATAGTCGGGAAGGGTCATATCAAACTCACACTAGCCCAAACTATCGAGCAGCAACAATATAAAATTAAGGCGATCGCTTGGCGTTGGCGCGACTACTATCCCCTACCGTCGCGAGTGGATGTAGCTTATAAACTACGAGAAAATCATTTTAACGGCAATACCACAATTGAGATGGAACTAATAGGTGTGCGGCTACCAACGCAATCTCACCTGTTTTTGAGTTCCTCAACTCGTCCGTTAACAACCAAGTTTGAGTACAAACAGCGCCATTACACTTGTGGTATCTTTCAACAGAATTCTTTCCCAGAATTAAGGATTAAAAATTCTGAAGGCAAAGTCTTAGTTATGCAACCAGGGCATACAATCGGTTTGCTGGGTAATAGTCGTGAAGATGCCAAAGAGGTTGATGTCTGTGAACCACAATATGACAGCATCATCCAAGCTGCACTTCAGGCTTTGTCAGTGCTGAGTTCCAAGTCCTGA
- a CDS encoding FHA domain-containing protein: MRVELQDKELERRLSLFQVFLKLYEQHSSLLDEIFLLENIAQESFLAMQPLYLQGVVNDSVVYIITNLCDQETQSLHQSQQIWTIGRDSTSGIAIDDQYLSERHAAIQYINDQGFYLIDFKSSNGSFVNGEQVFQPTKLHDGDRIRLGLITFDFFINHTSRTLPTVAVELLMQLVEGVDDHPKKIFKLTSEPEEFPIQKLNHAFHILEDASLINNLKYQHNNFSLEEKSEILERFFSQQLSHNQITKIQNSQFMDS, translated from the coding sequence ATGAGAGTTGAGTTACAAGATAAGGAATTAGAAAGACGATTAAGTTTATTTCAGGTCTTCCTAAAGTTGTACGAACAACATAGCAGCCTTTTAGATGAAATTTTCCTCCTCGAGAACATTGCTCAGGAATCATTTTTAGCAATGCAACCTCTTTATCTACAAGGCGTAGTTAATGATTCAGTTGTTTATATCATTACTAATCTTTGTGATCAGGAAACACAGAGCTTACACCAGTCACAGCAAATTTGGACTATAGGTCGGGATAGTACTAGTGGTATCGCGATTGACGACCAGTATCTATCTGAACGCCATGCTGCAATTCAATATATTAACGATCAAGGCTTCTACTTAATTGACTTTAAAAGCAGTAATGGCTCATTTGTCAATGGAGAACAAGTTTTTCAACCTACGAAACTTCATGATGGCGATCGCATTCGCTTAGGGCTGATCACTTTTGATTTTTTTATTAATCATACTTCTCGTACTCTACCAACTGTAGCTGTGGAATTATTGATGCAGCTTGTAGAAGGTGTAGATGACCATCCTAAAAAAATATTTAAACTAACTAGTGAGCCAGAAGAATTTCCTATTCAAAAGTTAAATCATGCTTTCCATATACTTGAAGATGCAAGCTTAATTAATAACCTGAAATATCAGCATAATAACTTCTCTTTAGAGGAGAAGTCTGAAATTTTAGAGCGGTTTTTTAGCCAACAACTGTCTCATAATCAAATTACAAAAATTCAAAATTCTCAATTTATGGATAGTTGA
- the recA gene encoding recombinase RecA — protein sequence MAINTDTSGKQKALNIVLNQIERSFGKGAIMRLGDATRMRVETISTGALTLDLALGGGLPKGRVIEIYGPESSGKTTVALHAIAEVQREGGIAAFVDAEHALDPTYAGALGVDIENLLVSQPDTGEAALEIVDQLVRSAAVDIVVIDSVAALVPRAEIEGDMGDAHVGLQARLMSQALRKITGNIGKSGCTVIFINQLRQKIGVTYGSPETTTGGNALKFYASVRLDIRRIQTLKKGTDEFGNRVKVKVAKNKVAPPFRIAEFDIIFGKGVSTIGCLVDLAEETGILLRKGAWYSYNGENISQGRDNAIKYLEEKPEFAAQIKQLVREKLDKGAVVSANSVTKVNDDEEDEEVDLDEE from the coding sequence ATGGCTATCAACACCGATACTTCTGGCAAGCAAAAAGCGCTGAATATTGTACTCAACCAGATTGAGCGCAGCTTTGGTAAGGGAGCAATCATGCGCCTCGGGGATGCTACTCGGATGCGAGTAGAGACCATTTCCACTGGGGCACTCACCTTAGATCTAGCATTGGGTGGAGGTTTACCCAAGGGACGGGTAATTGAGATTTACGGGCCGGAAAGTTCCGGGAAAACAACAGTAGCGCTACATGCGATCGCTGAAGTGCAACGTGAAGGTGGTATTGCTGCCTTTGTAGATGCTGAACACGCCCTTGATCCCACCTACGCTGGGGCTTTGGGTGTAGATATTGAAAATCTTCTGGTTTCCCAACCAGATACTGGTGAAGCAGCATTGGAAATTGTCGATCAGCTTGTGCGCTCTGCTGCTGTTGACATTGTAGTAATTGACTCTGTGGCAGCATTAGTCCCTCGGGCGGAAATAGAAGGCGATATGGGCGATGCTCACGTTGGTCTCCAAGCTCGACTCATGAGCCAAGCTTTACGCAAAATTACTGGCAATATTGGTAAATCTGGTTGCACAGTAATTTTTATTAACCAATTACGGCAAAAAATCGGTGTCACCTACGGTAGCCCAGAAACCACCACGGGTGGTAACGCCTTAAAATTCTACGCCTCTGTGCGCTTAGATATTCGCCGGATTCAAACCTTGAAAAAAGGCACAGATGAATTTGGTAACCGTGTCAAAGTCAAGGTAGCAAAAAATAAAGTAGCACCGCCCTTTAGAATTGCCGAATTTGACATTATTTTTGGTAAGGGAGTTTCTACTATAGGATGTCTTGTTGACCTTGCTGAAGAAACTGGTATCTTACTCCGCAAAGGAGCTTGGTATAGCTACAATGGCGAAAATATTTCCCAAGGTAGAGACAACGCCATCAAATACTTAGAAGAAAAACCAGAATTTGCTGCACAAATTAAGCAGTTAGTACGTGAAAAGCTAGACAAGGGAGCTGTTGTTTCTGCTAACTCTGTAACCAAGGTCAATGATGATGAGGAAGATGAAGAAGTCGATTTAGACGAGGAATAA
- a CDS encoding TMEM165/GDT1 family protein has protein sequence MDWHLLGLSFITVFLSELGDKSQLAAIALSGRSQSRRAVFFATAVALVLTSLLGALAGGAVAEFLPTRVLKAIAAVGFAILAVRLLWFNDSESAQ, from the coding sequence ATGGATTGGCATCTTTTAGGACTAAGTTTTATTACAGTTTTTTTATCAGAATTAGGTGATAAAAGTCAGTTAGCCGCGATCGCGCTTTCAGGACGCAGCCAGTCTCGACGTGCTGTGTTTTTTGCTACTGCGGTTGCTCTAGTATTAACTAGCTTATTGGGAGCATTAGCAGGGGGAGCAGTTGCAGAATTTTTACCTACCCGTGTTTTAAAAGCGATCGCTGCTGTAGGATTTGCAATACTTGCTGTACGCTTACTGTGGTTTAATGATTCCGAATCAGCGCAATAG
- a CDS encoding class I SAM-dependent methyltransferase, with the protein MARSWKYNFLGFTLIILVIILGFLCDVDNTAIAGSPMSSIYELRSHHSPDGIGKYYMGREIAKVMGHTGAGWLERPSREMEEQPSKIVSALNLKSSDVVADIGAGTGYMSFRIAPLLTQGKVLAVDIQPEMLDIIEFFQKEKNITNIEPVLATITDPNLPSASVDLALMVDAYHEFDYPQEVMQKIVKALKPGGRVALVEYRGENPFIMIKRLHKMTQKQVRQEMQAVGLVWRETKNLLPQQHLMVFEKPA; encoded by the coding sequence ATGGCTCGTAGTTGGAAGTATAATTTTTTAGGTTTTACATTAATTATCCTAGTAATAATTCTAGGATTTTTGTGCGATGTAGATAATACAGCCATTGCTGGCTCTCCTATGTCATCAATTTACGAATTGCGATCGCATCATAGCCCAGATGGTATTGGAAAATACTACATGGGTAGAGAGATTGCTAAAGTAATGGGACATACAGGTGCAGGCTGGTTAGAAAGGCCTAGCCGTGAGATGGAGGAACAGCCAAGTAAAATAGTCAGTGCGCTTAATCTAAAATCTAGCGATGTAGTTGCAGATATTGGTGCTGGTACAGGCTACATGAGTTTTCGCATTGCACCATTATTAACTCAAGGAAAAGTTTTAGCTGTAGATATTCAGCCAGAAATGCTAGATATTATTGAGTTTTTCCAAAAAGAGAAAAATATTACTAATATTGAGCCTGTATTAGCAACAATAACTGACCCCAATCTGCCATCAGCAAGTGTGGATTTAGCGCTGATGGTGGATGCTTATCATGAATTTGATTATCCCCAAGAAGTAATGCAAAAAATTGTCAAAGCTTTAAAACCTGGCGGTAGGGTAGCGCTGGTTGAGTATCGGGGCGAAAATCCTTTTATTATGATTAAACGCCTACACAAAATGACTCAAAAACAAGTCCGCCAAGAAATGCAAGCTGTGGGTTTAGTTTGGCGAGAAACCAAAAATCTTTTACCACAGCAACATTTAATGGTGTTTGAAAAGCCAGCTTAA
- a CDS encoding TMEM165/GDT1 family protein, translated as MKLDSAPLSLSAISQTENQPELKDSTDINLTTATIEPLQPVLADSPKKQESVAAIFGTTFVTIFLAEIGDKTQLSTLLMSAESHAPWLVFMGSAAALITTSLLGVLLGGWIAKRLSPKTVEKSAGVMLLLISVMLFWDVIIG; from the coding sequence GTGAAACTTGATTCTGCACCTCTAAGCCTTTCTGCAATATCTCAGACTGAAAACCAGCCAGAACTAAAGGACAGTACCGATATTAACTTAACGACTGCAACCATTGAGCCACTTCAGCCTGTACTAGCCGATAGCCCAAAAAAGCAAGAATCAGTAGCAGCTATTTTTGGTACCACCTTCGTCACCATCTTCCTCGCCGAGATTGGCGATAAAACTCAGCTATCTACCTTATTAATGAGTGCAGAATCTCATGCACCTTGGCTAGTTTTTATGGGTTCTGCGGCTGCTTTGATTACAACCAGCTTATTAGGTGTACTGTTAGGAGGTTGGATAGCCAAGCGACTCAGTCCCAAAACAGTAGAGAAATCAGCAGGTGTGATGTTATTACTAATTTCCGTAATGCTTTTTTGGGATGTAATCATCGGTTAA
- the psb30 gene encoding photosystem II reaction center protein Ycf12/Psb30, protein MFEALANINWEVIFQLLFVGLIVLAGPAVIFVLAFRNGDL, encoded by the coding sequence ATGTTTGAAGCTCTAGCTAATATCAATTGGGAAGTTATTTTTCAACTACTCTTTGTTGGACTGATTGTACTTGCTGGGCCTGCTGTAATTTTTGTTTTAGCATTTCGCAACGGCGACCTGTAA
- a CDS encoding YkgJ family cysteine cluster protein, with product MATWECIKQCGACCNLDPADRPDIEEYLSPAELELYMSMVGEGGWCVNFDHMTRECRIYPNRPRFCRVETEIFQDMYGIEPEELNDFAIDCCRQQIEGVYGDRSLELIRFNKAVGF from the coding sequence ATGGCAACTTGGGAATGTATAAAGCAATGTGGAGCCTGCTGTAATCTTGATCCAGCAGATCGTCCAGATATAGAAGAGTATCTTTCACCCGCAGAATTGGAACTTTACATGAGCATGGTAGGTGAAGGTGGATGGTGCGTTAATTTTGACCATATGACCCGAGAATGTCGCATTTACCCCAATCGTCCGCGTTTCTGCCGTGTGGAAACAGAGATATTTCAAGATATGTATGGTATAGAGCCAGAAGAGTTAAACGATTTTGCGATTGACTGCTGTCGTCAACAGATAGAAGGAGTATATGGCGATCGCAGCTTGGAACTCATCCGTTTCAACAAAGCTGTCGGTTTTTAG